From one Geoalkalibacter halelectricus genomic stretch:
- a CDS encoding ferredoxin family protein — MKINVDEIFDVTSFNIDREPHIVLDPQVCVGCDQRGCTNSCPARCYTWSEEDQKMTFVHDGCLECGTCYVVCHRNAFTRWTYPRGGFGVSFRMT, encoded by the coding sequence ATGAAAATCAACGTCGACGAAATCTTCGACGTCACCAGCTTCAACATCGACCGCGAGCCGCACATCGTGCTCGATCCCCAGGTGTGCGTCGGCTGCGACCAGCGCGGCTGCACCAACTCCTGCCCGGCGCGCTGCTACACCTGGTCGGAAGAGGATCAGAAGATGACCTTCGTCCATGACGGCTGCCTGGAGTGCGGCACCTGCTACGTGGTCTGCCACCGCAACGCCTTCACCCGCTGGACCTATCCCCGGGGCGGCTTCGGGGTGTCCTTTCGCATGACCTGA
- the mftB gene encoding mycofactocin biosynthesis chaperone MftB (MftB, a small protein, is a peptide chaperone that assists the radical SAM enzyme MftC in performing two modifications to the C-terminal Val-Tyr dipeptide of the mycofactocin precursor peptide, MftA. MftB's role is analogous to the role of PqqD in the biosynthesis of PQQ, a cofactor that derives entirely from a Tyr and a Glu in the precursor PqqA.) → MAAAGIQLHPACRVRQEGFGLLFYDSRGPRLLFAATGGLLPADFFSEVRGRAELPADLSRGQHQALGKLVQQLLDKGFLREQPIC, encoded by the coding sequence ATGGCGGCGGCAGGCATTCAGCTGCATCCCGCCTGCCGCGTGAGGCAAGAGGGGTTCGGCCTCCTGTTTTACGATTCCAGGGGGCCGCGCCTTCTCTTCGCCGCGACCGGCGGCCTGCTGCCCGCCGACTTCTTCAGCGAAGTCCGCGGGCGCGCGGAACTGCCGGCGGATCTTTCGCGCGGCCAGCACCAAGCCCTGGGCAAACTCGTCCAGCAACTTCTCGACAAAGGATTTCTGCGTGAGCAACCGATTTGTTGA
- a CDS encoding mycofactocin system FadH/OYE family oxidoreductase 2: protein MMFEYLFSPIKLGQVELKNRISFQPHLTNFAEHCMPSERHMYYWGERAKGGAGLIITEEMSVHPTDTAYEKLVEAFHPEVIPGFRKITDYVHQYDAKIFCQLNHNGQQCDGSISRLPVWAPSPMPDVLFRETPKEMEPEDIEEVCRYFAKSAVHVREGGFDGVELQFGHSSLARQFLSPLTNFRSDEFGGSLENRMRAPLMFIEAVRKAVGKDFTLGIRLCADEMIPGGLDLGQIQEIGAKFEASGLIDFMDLSIATFYNLYLVEGSMHTPLGYTIPLAAGMREKLKLPVFCTGRINDPVMAEKVLANGQSDMIGMCRALICDPFLPKKAFEGRLEDIRYCVGDNQGCIGRMGINRTLGCIQNPAVGLEKEWGEGTLKPAPVKKKVMVVGGGPAGLWAAKMAGRRGHQVDLHDRNENLGGQVLTAMKGAGRDEFGVIIRNEKDQVDKAGVKVHLQSQLTPEEILKANPDVVVVATGSQPKSHPVGGADGPAVFNVWQVLDGKPELGDKVCLIDYDGHHRASATAERLADLGKTVHIITSSLFVGAELGPTQDLYLTRQRLLQKGVTFTPDIAVMEVGGEAGQKEIKGFNVYSNQWQTWGPFDSIVLAMGQQVDADLYFALKGKVKELYRIGDCVAPRKVDMAIWEGHKTGRSI from the coding sequence ATGATGTTCGAATACCTGTTCTCGCCCATCAAACTCGGCCAGGTGGAGCTGAAAAACCGCATCTCCTTTCAGCCGCATCTGACCAATTTCGCCGAGCACTGCATGCCCAGCGAGCGTCACATGTATTACTGGGGCGAGCGGGCCAAGGGCGGCGCGGGCCTGATCATCACCGAAGAGATGAGCGTGCACCCCACGGACACCGCCTACGAAAAGCTGGTGGAGGCCTTCCATCCCGAGGTCATTCCCGGCTTCCGCAAGATCACCGACTACGTGCACCAGTACGACGCCAAGATCTTCTGCCAGCTCAACCACAACGGCCAGCAGTGCGACGGCAGCATCTCGCGCCTGCCGGTGTGGGCTCCGAGCCCCATGCCCGACGTCCTGTTCCGCGAGACGCCCAAGGAGATGGAACCCGAGGACATCGAGGAGGTCTGCCGCTACTTCGCCAAGAGCGCGGTGCATGTGCGCGAGGGCGGCTTCGACGGCGTGGAGCTGCAGTTCGGCCATTCGAGCCTGGCGCGCCAGTTCCTCTCGCCTCTGACCAACTTCCGCTCCGATGAATTCGGCGGCAGCCTGGAAAACCGCATGCGCGCGCCCCTCATGTTCATCGAGGCGGTGCGCAAGGCGGTGGGCAAGGATTTCACCCTCGGCATCCGCCTGTGCGCCGACGAGATGATCCCCGGCGGCCTCGATCTCGGTCAGATTCAGGAAATCGGCGCCAAATTCGAGGCCTCGGGCCTCATCGACTTCATGGACCTCTCCATCGCCACTTTCTACAACCTCTATCTGGTGGAAGGTTCCATGCATACGCCCCTAGGCTACACCATACCCCTGGCGGCGGGGATGCGCGAAAAGCTCAAGCTGCCGGTGTTCTGCACCGGACGCATCAACGATCCGGTCATGGCCGAAAAGGTGCTGGCCAACGGCCAATCCGACATGATCGGCATGTGCCGCGCCCTGATCTGCGATCCTTTTTTACCGAAAAAGGCCTTCGAAGGCCGCCTCGAGGACATCCGCTACTGCGTCGGCGACAATCAGGGCTGCATCGGCCGCATGGGCATCAACCGCACCCTGGGCTGCATCCAGAACCCCGCCGTGGGCCTGGAGAAGGAATGGGGCGAAGGCACCCTCAAGCCCGCGCCGGTGAAGAAAAAGGTGATGGTGGTGGGCGGCGGTCCCGCCGGCCTGTGGGCGGCGAAGATGGCCGGGCGACGCGGCCATCAGGTCGATCTCCATGATCGCAATGAAAACCTCGGCGGCCAGGTGCTCACCGCCATGAAGGGCGCCGGCCGCGACGAGTTCGGCGTCATCATTCGCAATGAAAAGGACCAGGTCGACAAAGCCGGAGTCAAAGTCCACCTACAAAGCCAATTGACCCCCGAGGAGATTCTCAAGGCCAACCCCGACGTGGTGGTGGTGGCCACCGGCAGCCAGCCCAAGAGCCATCCGGTGGGCGGCGCCGACGGTCCGGCGGTGTTCAACGTCTGGCAGGTCCTCGACGGCAAGCCGGAGTTGGGCGACAAGGTGTGCCTCATCGACTACGATGGCCACCACCGTGCCTCCGCCACCGCCGAGCGCCTCGCCGACCTGGGCAAGACGGTGCACATCATCACCTCAAGCCTGTTCGTCGGCGCCGAACTCGGTCCCACCCAGGATCTCTACCTGACCCGCCAGCGCCTGCTGCAAAAGGGCGTGACCTTCACCCCCGACATCGCCGTGATGGAAGTCGGCGGGGAAGCGGGGCAAAAGGAAATCAAGGGTTTCAACGTCTATTCCAATCAATGGCAGACCTGGGGGCCCTTCGATTCCATCGTCCTGGCCATGGGCCAGCAGGTGGACGCCGACCTGTATTTCGCCCTCAAGGGCAAGGTCAAGGAGCTCTACCGCATCGGCGACTGCGTGGCGCCGCGCAAGGTCGACATGGCCATCTGGGAAGGCCACAAGACCGGGAGGTCAATCTGA
- a CDS encoding electron transfer flavoprotein subunit alpha/FixB family protein has protein sequence MAVGKSPQPFAPGPVLAVLDLPGGELEEIGKGLLSEASRLAKKLDVPWAALCLAGFAPQVPEQCGAYGTPRLLILPAAAAVVDSPDLLAAHIAEAARAQGAGVVLLPHNDLGHSLAPLLAAALAGPLFTEALACTREAQGLKLTRHALGRRVQEAWFWDGQGTLVLTAHPRILSAAVLPSMPRTTPEQVELSAPPSTAPGKTRILERIPPDPQTVDVSEAEVIFSAGLGCDQACFEQLLELCKLLNVSLGVTRPVYDLGWTGFERMVGQTGKTVAPRFYLALGISGSMHHFGGIKDSRRIISLNIDPKVPMFPNSDEGFVADLNAVMPLLLERVRSATGGTA, from the coding sequence ATGGCGGTGGGCAAATCTCCCCAACCCTTCGCGCCGGGGCCGGTGCTGGCGGTGCTGGACCTGCCCGGCGGCGAACTGGAGGAAATCGGCAAGGGCCTGCTCAGCGAGGCCTCGCGCCTGGCGAAAAAACTCGACGTGCCCTGGGCGGCCCTGTGCCTGGCCGGCTTCGCCCCCCAGGTTCCCGAGCAGTGCGGCGCCTACGGCACCCCCCGCCTGCTGATTCTGCCCGCCGCCGCGGCGGTGGTCGACTCTCCGGATCTTCTGGCGGCGCACATCGCCGAGGCGGCACGCGCCCAGGGCGCGGGGGTGGTGCTGCTGCCCCACAACGACCTGGGACACAGCCTGGCACCGCTGCTCGCCGCCGCCCTGGCCGGTCCCCTGTTCACCGAGGCCCTGGCCTGCACCCGTGAAGCCCAGGGCCTGAAACTCACGCGCCACGCCCTGGGCCGCCGGGTACAGGAAGCCTGGTTCTGGGACGGCCAAGGCACCCTGGTACTCACCGCGCATCCACGCATTCTGAGCGCGGCGGTGCTGCCCTCCATGCCCCGCACCACGCCCGAGCAGGTGGAATTGAGCGCCCCGCCGAGCACCGCGCCGGGCAAAACCCGCATCCTCGAGCGCATTCCGCCCGATCCGCAGACCGTCGACGTCTCCGAGGCCGAGGTGATCTTCAGCGCCGGACTCGGCTGCGACCAGGCCTGCTTCGAGCAGTTGCTCGAACTGTGCAAGCTGCTCAACGTCTCCCTCGGCGTCACCCGCCCGGTCTACGACCTGGGCTGGACGGGTTTCGAGCGCATGGTCGGGCAGACCGGCAAAACCGTGGCACCGCGCTTCTACCTGGCCCTAGGCATCTCGGGCTCCATGCACCACTTCGGCGGCATCAAGGATTCGCGCCGCATCATCAGCCTCAACATCGATCCCAAAGTGCCCATGTTTCCCAATTCGGACGAGGGCTTCGTCGCCGACCTCAATGCGGTCATGCCACTGCTGCTGGAACGGGTTCGGTCCGCCACCGGAGGTACCGCATGA
- a CDS encoding NUDIX domain-containing protein → MSELHSHCSWCGSRFFPDQPWPRLCRACGHTSYLNPLPVAVVLLPVGAGLVVIRRNTEPRKGTLTLPGGYIDYGETWQQAASREAFEETGIEVSSAELRLYDVMNGLDGTLVVFGLAAPRPSDCFKPFSSEETEEVVIIEKPTELGFIMHTEIAARFFAERGKGG, encoded by the coding sequence ATGAGCGAACTTCATTCCCATTGCTCCTGGTGCGGCAGTCGTTTTTTTCCCGACCAGCCCTGGCCGCGCCTGTGCCGCGCCTGCGGCCACACCAGTTATCTCAATCCCCTGCCCGTGGCGGTGGTGCTGCTGCCTGTCGGCGCCGGGCTGGTGGTGATCCGTCGCAACACCGAGCCGCGCAAGGGCACCCTCACCCTGCCCGGGGGCTACATCGATTACGGCGAAACCTGGCAGCAGGCCGCCAGCCGCGAGGCCTTCGAGGAGACCGGCATCGAAGTCTCCAGCGCAGAGCTGCGCCTCTACGACGTGATGAACGGTCTCGACGGCACCCTGGTGGTCTTCGGCCTGGCCGCGCCGCGTCCCAGCGACTGTTTCAAACCTTTTTCCTCGGAGGAAACCGAGGAAGTTGTTATCATTGAAAAACCCACCGAGTTGGGGTTTATCATGCACACCGAGATCGCCGCGCGATTTTTCGCCGAGCGGGGGAAGGGGGGTTAG
- a CDS encoding FAD-dependent oxidoreductase, translating to MKRSFDAIVIGAGPAGSSAALTLAKAGLDVALLERGSYPGEKNMFGGVLHRLTALEEHFPEFWNQAPLERHIVKKSLTFLTEESSFNVNFDTQASDRTPYNGYTVYRPRFDRWLADEAVKAGAKLYCGCTVEDLLREDGRITGVKVMRDGGEIKAPVVIAADGVLSFAAKKAGLRRPAFDPAQMAVGVKALIDLPKEVIDDRFGLVRDQGASNELVGCTQGVRGGGFLYTNYDSLSIGLVMHLGSLSESGKTPYDLLNSFMEQPQMAKLLKGGRLLEYSAHLVPEGGYDMVPETYGDGILVAGDAAALCIVTGLNLEGINLATHSGTLAGQAAIEAHGRKDFSKRSLSCYQRMLENSYVMQDLKLYRRTPHMLHNDRIYTQYPELLCGIMDEIYRIDGTPKDTMTKLLMRTVKDKIGLKNLLADVYSGWRAL from the coding sequence ATGAAACGCTCTTTCGATGCCATCGTCATCGGCGCCGGGCCGGCCGGCTCCTCGGCGGCCCTCACCCTGGCCAAGGCCGGCCTGGATGTGGCGCTGCTCGAACGCGGCAGCTATCCCGGCGAGAAGAACATGTTCGGCGGCGTGCTCCATCGCCTCACCGCCCTGGAGGAGCATTTTCCCGAGTTCTGGAACCAGGCGCCGCTGGAGCGTCACATCGTCAAGAAATCCCTGACCTTCCTGACCGAGGAATCCTCCTTCAACGTCAACTTCGACACCCAGGCCTCGGACCGCACCCCCTACAACGGCTACACCGTGTACCGGCCGCGCTTTGACCGCTGGCTGGCCGATGAAGCGGTCAAGGCCGGCGCCAAGCTCTACTGCGGTTGCACGGTGGAGGATCTGCTGCGCGAGGACGGGCGGATTACCGGCGTCAAGGTGATGCGCGACGGCGGCGAGATCAAGGCGCCGGTGGTGATCGCCGCCGACGGCGTGCTTTCCTTCGCCGCCAAGAAGGCCGGCCTGCGCCGCCCGGCCTTCGATCCGGCGCAGATGGCGGTTGGCGTCAAGGCCCTCATCGACCTGCCCAAGGAGGTCATCGACGACCGCTTCGGCCTGGTGCGCGACCAGGGCGCCTCCAATGAGTTGGTCGGCTGCACCCAGGGCGTGCGCGGCGGCGGATTTCTCTACACCAACTACGATTCTCTCTCCATCGGCCTGGTCATGCACCTGGGCAGCCTGAGCGAGAGCGGCAAGACGCCCTACGACCTGCTCAACAGCTTCATGGAACAGCCGCAGATGGCCAAGCTGCTCAAGGGCGGGCGGCTGCTGGAATACTCGGCGCACCTGGTGCCCGAGGGCGGCTACGACATGGTGCCGGAAACCTACGGCGACGGCATCCTGGTGGCGGGCGACGCGGCGGCGCTGTGCATCGTCACCGGCCTCAACCTCGAAGGCATCAACCTGGCCACGCACTCGGGCACCCTCGCCGGCCAGGCCGCCATCGAGGCGCACGGGCGCAAGGATTTCTCCAAGCGCAGCCTCTCCTGCTACCAGCGCATGCTGGAGAACAGCTACGTCATGCAGGATCTCAAGCTCTACCGCCGCACCCCCCACATGCTGCACAACGACCGCATCTACACCCAGTATCCGGAGCTGCTGTGCGGCATCATGGATGAAATCTACCGCATCGACGGCACGCCCAAGGACACCATGACCAAGCTGCTGATGCGCACCGTCAAGGACAAAATCGGCCTCAAGAACCTGCTTGCCGATGTCTATTCAGGATGGAGAGCCCTATGA
- a CDS encoding Tex family protein produces the protein MSMNQPSATDFISLLQQDTGLRPRQIEPTVALLEGGATVPFIARYRKEATGELDEVQIRLIEERLGYFKELDERRRAVLKSIEEQGKLTAELQARILGCRQKTELEDLYLPFKPKRRTKATIAREQGLEPLADAIFQALGAGIDLNQLAVAYVDPERGVADQTAALAGAGFILAERFAEAAEARALVRRLTWEQGVLRSQPQRGKEGAVSKYEMYYVFSEALKTIPSHRLLAMLRGEKEEILRLAIEAPEAEILGRLAQLLLPKASPCREWLQEIIADAYGRLIAPSIEVELRRQAKDQADEEAIRIFSENLRHLLLAAPAGSRRVLGVDPGLRTGSKLAAVDETGRFLEHLTIYPHTGGGRVDTAKQELLRLVEQHRIEMLAIGNGTAGREMEQFARACLKERGLKLPVVMVSEAGASVYSASDIAREEFPELDLTVRGAISIARRLQDPLAELVKVDPKSIGVGQYQHDVGQGALKKALDQVVESCVNYVGVDLNTASWALLGVVSGIGPALAKAIVEYRDAQGAFSERKQLLKVPRFGKKAFEQAAGFLRIRGGAQLLDNTAVHPERYTLVERMARDAGVNVAALIAQPGLLEQIDINRYVAGDVGLPTLRDILAELKKPGRDPRESFVAAGFREDVMEIGDLKVGMSLNGIVTNVAAFGAFVDIGVHQDGLVHVSQLADRFVKDPNEVVRVGQQVQVRVLEVDAQRKRIALTMRKGEIKAEGKTEGSPVPREASGKKQKTSASNPTTDLAAALEKSGFRVKR, from the coding sequence ATGTCCATGAATCAACCATCGGCAACAGATTTTATTTCCCTCCTGCAGCAGGACACCGGCCTGCGGCCCCGGCAGATCGAGCCGACCGTCGCCCTGCTCGAAGGCGGGGCCACGGTGCCTTTCATCGCCCGGTACCGCAAGGAAGCCACCGGAGAACTCGACGAGGTGCAAATCCGCCTCATCGAGGAGCGTCTGGGTTATTTCAAGGAGCTCGACGAGCGGCGCCGCGCGGTGCTCAAATCCATCGAAGAGCAGGGCAAGCTCACCGCCGAGCTGCAGGCGCGTATCCTCGGCTGTCGGCAGAAGACCGAGCTGGAGGATCTCTATCTGCCCTTCAAGCCCAAGCGCCGTACCAAGGCGACCATCGCCCGGGAGCAGGGCCTGGAGCCGTTGGCCGACGCGATTTTTCAGGCTCTGGGCGCGGGGATTGATCTCAACCAGTTGGCGGTGGCCTATGTCGACCCGGAGCGGGGCGTCGCCGACCAGACGGCCGCCCTGGCGGGCGCGGGTTTTATCCTCGCCGAGCGCTTCGCCGAAGCCGCCGAAGCGCGCGCCCTGGTGCGCCGGCTTACCTGGGAGCAGGGCGTGCTGCGTTCCCAGCCGCAGCGTGGCAAGGAGGGGGCGGTCAGCAAGTACGAGATGTACTACGTTTTCAGCGAGGCGCTCAAAACCATCCCCTCGCATCGTTTGCTGGCCATGCTGCGTGGCGAGAAGGAAGAGATCCTGCGCCTGGCAATCGAAGCGCCCGAGGCGGAGATTCTCGGTCGCCTCGCGCAACTGCTGCTGCCCAAGGCCAGCCCCTGCCGGGAATGGCTGCAGGAAATCATTGCCGATGCCTACGGCCGTCTCATCGCTCCTTCCATCGAGGTGGAACTGCGGCGCCAGGCCAAGGACCAGGCCGATGAGGAGGCGATTCGCATCTTCTCCGAAAACCTGCGCCACCTCCTGCTCGCCGCGCCGGCGGGCAGCCGCCGGGTGCTGGGCGTCGACCCCGGCCTGCGCACCGGCTCCAAGCTGGCGGCGGTGGATGAAACCGGACGCTTCCTCGAACACCTCACCATCTATCCCCATACCGGCGGCGGGCGGGTGGATACGGCCAAGCAGGAATTGCTGCGCCTGGTGGAGCAGCACCGCATCGAGATGCTGGCCATCGGCAACGGCACCGCCGGCCGGGAGATGGAGCAGTTCGCGCGCGCCTGCCTCAAGGAGCGCGGCCTGAAATTGCCGGTGGTGATGGTGAGCGAGGCGGGCGCCAGCGTCTATTCGGCCTCCGACATCGCCCGCGAGGAATTTCCCGAACTGGATCTCACCGTGCGCGGCGCCATTTCCATCGCCCGGCGCCTGCAGGATCCCCTGGCGGAGTTGGTCAAGGTCGACCCCAAGAGCATCGGCGTCGGCCAGTATCAGCACGACGTCGGCCAGGGTGCCCTGAAAAAAGCCCTGGATCAGGTGGTGGAATCCTGCGTCAACTACGTCGGCGTCGATCTCAATACCGCCAGCTGGGCGCTGCTCGGCGTTGTCTCGGGCATCGGCCCCGCCCTGGCCAAGGCCATCGTCGAGTATCGCGACGCGCAGGGCGCCTTCAGCGAGCGCAAGCAACTGCTCAAGGTGCCGCGCTTCGGCAAGAAAGCCTTCGAGCAGGCGGCCGGGTTCCTGCGTATCCGTGGCGGCGCCCAGCTCCTCGACAACACCGCCGTGCATCCCGAGCGCTACACGTTGGTGGAGCGCATGGCCCGGGACGCCGGTGTCAATGTCGCGGCGCTCATCGCCCAACCGGGGCTGCTCGAACAAATCGACATCAACCGCTATGTGGCCGGCGATGTGGGCCTGCCGACCCTGCGCGACATTCTGGCCGAGCTGAAAAAGCCGGGGCGCGACCCCCGCGAGAGTTTCGTCGCCGCCGGGTTTCGCGAGGACGTCATGGAGATCGGTGATCTCAAGGTGGGCATGAGCCTCAACGGCATCGTCACCAATGTCGCCGCCTTCGGCGCCTTCGTCGACATCGGCGTCCACCAGGACGGACTGGTGCACGTCAGCCAGTTGGCCGATCGCTTCGTCAAGGATCCCAACGAGGTGGTCAGGGTCGGTCAGCAGGTCCAGGTGCGGGTGTTGGAGGTCGATGCCCAACGCAAGCGCATTGCCCTGACCATGCGCAAGGGCGAGATCAAGGCGGAGGGGAAGACGGAAGGATCTCCGGTGCCGCGAGAAGCGTCGGGCAAAAAACAAAAAACCTCTGCCTCGAACCCCACGACCGACTTGGCCGCGGCCCTGGAAAAATCAGGCTTTCGAGTGAAGCGGTAA
- a CDS encoding ammonia-forming cytochrome c nitrite reductase subunit c552: MKKIIALSVALLLASGSVSLLKATELDLGEGNLRFKNLPQYQSYLKNNDDSQMTEYGGSVPHRKHDGVNPLPKGYKHAQPYLKNLWLGYPFSYQYDRARGHTYALDDLFKIDRINRYSEQAGLPATCLNCKTNTIPDLLDAYGDDFWASEFHQYRLNHEGKKHSIGCTNCHDPDQAMRLTITSVPLDEALKRQGKDWREASRQEMRSLVCAQCHVEYYFETKDHGVAAKPHFPWDYGMGPAEMYKLLGDGQPERDGFKGQFVDWTHAVSKTPMIKVQHPEYEMWYDSVHGAAGVSCADCHMPRVKVGPATISSHHWTSPLKTDEMIRSSCMGCHGDKTPEFLKSRVVYHQERTWNQLLVAQEKSVRAHEAVRQAMEFEGVDKEVLAEAREMVRKGQWFWDYVSAENSAGFHNPTKALDTLALSQQYSDEAVRLAIRSTDYAIAATLDKPIKELVPPIMEHSRKLQQSQEHLDSHLWLQYLPKLPEAELIWDGYGRVR, translated from the coding sequence ATGAAAAAGATCATTGCTCTAAGCGTCGCATTGCTGCTGGCTTCGGGCTCGGTGAGCCTGCTCAAGGCCACCGAACTGGATCTGGGGGAGGGTAATCTGCGCTTTAAGAACCTGCCGCAGTATCAATCTTATCTGAAAAACAACGATGACTCCCAGATGACCGAATACGGCGGCTCGGTGCCCCATCGCAAGCACGACGGCGTCAATCCCCTGCCCAAGGGCTATAAGCACGCGCAGCCTTATCTCAAGAACCTGTGGCTCGGTTATCCCTTCAGCTATCAGTACGACCGTGCCCGCGGCCATACCTACGCCCTCGATGATCTGTTCAAAATCGACCGCATCAATCGCTACAGCGAGCAGGCTGGGCTACCGGCTACCTGTCTGAACTGCAAAACCAACACGATTCCCGATTTGCTCGATGCCTACGGGGATGATTTCTGGGCTTCGGAATTTCACCAGTACCGCCTCAATCATGAGGGCAAGAAGCACAGCATCGGCTGCACCAATTGTCATGACCCGGATCAGGCCATGCGCCTGACCATCACCAGCGTGCCCCTGGACGAGGCCTTGAAGCGCCAGGGCAAGGACTGGCGAGAAGCTTCGCGTCAGGAGATGCGCTCCCTGGTGTGCGCCCAGTGCCATGTCGAGTACTACTTCGAGACCAAGGATCACGGCGTGGCGGCCAAGCCCCATTTCCCCTGGGATTACGGCATGGGCCCGGCCGAAATGTACAAACTTCTGGGCGACGGCCAGCCCGAACGCGACGGTTTCAAGGGCCAATTCGTCGACTGGACCCATGCCGTGTCCAAAACGCCCATGATCAAGGTTCAGCACCCCGAGTATGAAATGTGGTACGACAGCGTGCACGGTGCCGCCGGCGTGTCCTGCGCCGATTGCCACATGCCGCGCGTCAAGGTCGGCCCGGCCACCATCTCCTCGCACCACTGGACGTCACCGCTTAAAACCGATGAGATGATCCGCTCATCGTGCATGGGTTGCCACGGCGACAAAACGCCCGAATTTCTCAAGAGCCGTGTGGTCTACCATCAGGAGCGAACCTGGAATCAGTTGCTGGTCGCTCAGGAAAAATCCGTGCGTGCCCACGAGGCGGTGCGTCAGGCCATGGAGTTCGAGGGCGTGGACAAGGAGGTTCTCGCCGAGGCGCGTGAGATGGTGCGCAAGGGACAGTGGTTCTGGGATTACGTTTCGGCCGAAAACAGCGCCGGCTTCCACAATCCGACCAAGGCTCTCGATACGCTTGCTCTTTCCCAGCAGTACAGCGATGAGGCGGTGCGCCTGGCGATCCGTTCGACCGATTACGCCATCGCCGCGACCCTCGACAAGCCCATCAAGGAGCTGGTGCCCCCCATCATGGAGCACAGCCGCAAGCTGCAGCAGA
- the mftA gene encoding variant-type mycofactocin precursor — protein MEVEQINTEACTEEPEILEEIQVEELAIDGICGVY, from the coding sequence ATGGAAGTTGAACAGATCAATACCGAGGCATGCACGGAAGAACCGGAGATCCTTGAGGAGATCCAGGTCGAGGAACTCGCCATCGACGGCATCTGCGGAGTCTACTGA
- the mftC gene encoding mycofactocin radical SAM maturase (MftC is a radical SAM/SPASM enzyme that catalyzes the first two steps in biosynthesis of the electron carrier mycofactocin from the terminal Val-Tyr dipeptide of the precursor peptide MftA.), with protein MSNRFVEMGLRAPVNLTWEVTYACNLRCTHCLSASGEPAADELTTAEALDLVEQMHQARVFQINFGGGEPFMRPDFEEILDACHARGIMTCISTNGTLLDAELVERLSRTRLVAIQVSLDGAEKSTCEAIRGTGTYDDALKALRLLAKSPIPTSINTVLTRQNAQEIPAMYDLAEQLGVTLRVSRFRPSGRGSDNWESLRPSPQQLIDFSAWLESRGDVRTGDSFFSLTAQERQGLGLNLCGAAKLTCCVGPTGKVYPCAFMQLDAFEAGSLRSERFQYIWESAEIFASLRGLRIHSCEDCKRFDQCHGGCPAVAYHLKNDIEGGDPECLERCVTSIAEENQKASAA; from the coding sequence GTGAGCAACCGATTTGTTGAAATGGGACTGCGCGCCCCGGTCAACCTGACCTGGGAAGTGACCTACGCGTGCAACCTGCGCTGCACCCATTGCCTGTCCGCCTCGGGCGAACCGGCGGCGGACGAGCTGACCACCGCCGAGGCCCTCGACCTGGTGGAGCAGATGCACCAGGCCCGCGTCTTCCAGATCAATTTCGGCGGCGGCGAGCCCTTCATGCGCCCCGATTTCGAGGAAATTCTCGATGCCTGCCACGCGCGCGGCATCATGACCTGCATTTCCACCAACGGCACCCTGCTCGACGCCGAGTTGGTGGAGCGCCTCTCGCGCACCCGGCTGGTGGCCATTCAGGTGAGCCTCGACGGAGCCGAAAAGAGCACCTGCGAGGCGATCCGTGGCACAGGCACCTACGATGATGCCCTCAAGGCTCTGCGCCTGCTGGCGAAAAGCCCCATCCCGACCAGCATCAACACGGTGCTCACCCGGCAGAATGCGCAGGAAATCCCCGCCATGTACGATCTTGCCGAGCAACTGGGCGTAACCCTGCGCGTCAGCCGCTTTCGCCCGTCGGGGCGCGGCAGCGACAACTGGGAATCCCTGCGCCCCTCGCCCCAGCAACTGATTGATTTTTCCGCCTGGCTGGAGAGCCGCGGCGACGTGCGCACCGGCGACAGTTTCTTCTCCCTGACCGCCCAGGAGCGCCAGGGACTGGGCCTCAACCTGTGCGGCGCGGCCAAGCTGACCTGCTGCGTCGGCCCCACGGGCAAGGTCTACCCCTGCGCCTTCATGCAGCTCGACGCCTTCGAGGCCGGGTCGCTGCGCAGCGAGAGGTTCCAGTACATCTGGGAGAGCGCGGAGATTTTCGCCTCCCTGCGCGGCCTGCGCATCCATTCCTGCGAGGACTGCAAGCGCTTCGACCAGTGCCACGGCGGCTGCCCGGCGGTGGCCTATCACCTCAAGAACGACATCGAGGGCGGCGACCCCGAATGTCTGGAGCGCTGCGTGACCTCGATTGCCGAGGAAAACCAGAAGGCGTCGGCGGCTTAA